One Halopelagius inordinatus genomic region harbors:
- a CDS encoding serine hydrolase domain-containing protein — translation MRRSPSRRRFLAGIGAASTAALAGSPTSASAARPPAPTKQPLDSDIERLVDELVETSLAEHDVPGASIAVVSDGSRTVTKGYGVADRTTESPVDPEETPFRIGSVSKPVVATALMELVESDVIDPDADVARYLDVPIDERENEAVTLSDLVTHRGGFESTNRGMWIPNEDDLRPLESYLRNDPQRRVRPPGRIGSYSNFGYALAGQVLAAHADEPFHRAIDDHLLQPAGMTTSSFRQPLPSSLAEAHATGYGPTERYRQGEFPLLGLRPAGSMSATASDMGRFLELHLNDGVLDGERVLGRGTIGAMHERWATHHDRLSGMAFGLIEKFRGDVRTLWHNGATLSFYSHLVLVPEYDFGLFVSFNAPAGSAAATDVVDGVLDELLPNPETASRTPDGPPHRADEIAGTYRSTQRSHTWHDRVTSALNAATIDVHFEDDGTLVTDRDTETERWVEIEPLVFERTDGNRRIAFGREEGAIRYLFYGGSPTAFARVEGLDRLSVHGMVVAATVLGTLSALVGWPASALYHRVLTGGESAPQSWQTAVTNDVVRAKLLAIGSIGVLYVSSFTIVVHFLATPLVVLSDPPTTFRALFVGTSLGAVGTIATAGVAGYGWICEDWDLFTRTHYAVVTASLVGICWLLWYWNLLFPPGLV, via the coding sequence CTCCGACATCGAACGACTCGTCGACGAGTTAGTCGAGACGAGTCTGGCCGAACACGACGTTCCCGGTGCCAGTATCGCCGTCGTCTCGGACGGTTCCAGAACCGTGACCAAAGGGTACGGGGTCGCCGACCGGACTACCGAATCCCCCGTCGATCCGGAGGAGACGCCGTTTCGGATCGGCTCCGTGTCCAAGCCGGTCGTCGCAACCGCTCTGATGGAACTCGTCGAATCGGACGTGATCGACCCCGACGCCGACGTCGCCCGGTATCTCGACGTGCCGATAGACGAACGCGAGAACGAAGCGGTCACGCTATCAGACCTCGTCACGCACCGGGGTGGATTCGAGTCGACGAACCGCGGGATGTGGATTCCGAACGAGGACGACCTCCGACCGCTCGAATCGTATCTCCGGAACGACCCGCAGAGACGCGTCCGACCGCCGGGACGGATCGGGTCGTACTCCAACTTCGGCTACGCGCTTGCCGGACAGGTGCTGGCCGCACACGCCGACGAACCGTTCCACCGGGCGATCGACGACCATCTCTTACAGCCGGCTGGAATGACAACGAGCAGTTTCAGACAACCGCTTCCGAGTTCACTCGCGGAGGCGCACGCGACCGGATACGGCCCCACGGAGAGATACCGACAGGGCGAGTTCCCCCTCCTCGGGCTACGACCGGCAGGATCGATGTCGGCCACGGCGAGCGATATGGGACGGTTCCTCGAACTCCATCTGAACGACGGCGTCCTGGACGGTGAACGGGTCCTCGGTCGAGGAACGATCGGTGCGATGCACGAACGGTGGGCGACGCACCACGACCGCCTCTCCGGGATGGCGTTCGGGCTGATCGAGAAGTTCCGCGGAGACGTCCGAACGCTCTGGCACAACGGTGCGACACTGTCGTTTTACAGCCATCTCGTACTCGTCCCCGAGTACGATTTCGGACTGTTCGTCTCGTTCAACGCCCCCGCAGGGAGTGCCGCAGCGACCGACGTGGTGGACGGCGTCCTCGACGAACTACTCCCAAACCCGGAGACGGCGTCGCGTACGCCCGACGGACCGCCGCACCGCGCCGACGAAATCGCAGGCACGTACCGATCCACACAGCGGTCGCACACGTGGCACGACCGAGTAACCTCCGCTCTGAACGCAGCCACTATCGACGTGCACTTCGAAGACGACGGCACGCTCGTCACCGACCGGGACACCGAGACTGAGCGGTGGGTCGAAATCGAACCGCTCGTGTTCGAGCGAACCGACGGGAACCGGCGGATCGCGTTCGGCCGAGAGGAAGGCGCGATACGGTACCTGTTCTACGGCGGGAGCCCGACGGCGTTCGCCCGAGTCGAGGGGTTAGACCGCCTCTCCGTTCACGGGATGGTCGTCGCCGCAACCGTACTGGGAACGCTGTCGGCTCTCGTCGGTTGGCCGGCGTCTGCGCTGTATCACCGCGTTCTGACGGGCGGCGAGAGCGCACCGCAGAGTTGGCAGACTGCAGTCACGAACGACGTCGTCAGGGCGAAACTCCTCGCTATCGGGTCGATCGGTGTTCTGTACGTTTCGTCGTTCACGATCGTCGTACATTTTCTCGCGACCCCGCTCGTAGTGCTGTCTGACCCGCCGACCACGTTCCGAGCGTTGTTCGTCGGAACGAGTCTCGGTGCGGTCGGCACCATCGCGACTGCCGGAGTCGCGGGTTACGGTTGGATCTGCGAGGACTGGGACCTGTTCACTCGCACCCACTACGCGGTCGTCACCGCGTCACTGGTCGGTATCTGCTGGCTCCTCTGGTACTGGAATCTCCTGTTTCCCCCGGGGTTAGTTTGA
- a CDS encoding DUF7847 domain-containing protein: protein MALLNALRRTPSALRRNPVVFVPILVLSLFQVPQLALQAVDPLLSSLVSLGLSLVFVLVMPFFQGGIIAMADEALDGRTALRTFVDGGKAHYVSILVAYLALMAVNFVLGMIAFFAGTFGIAFILGSGGLASANVAALATVGIIVAVVVLLYLLVLFFVQFYGQSIVIEDTGAVGGLKRSASVVRAHLASTLGYSILVGVLGGVFGGIVGVFSLLLSPQSAAAFHLPALSLPVVAIVGVLVLLAGTLFGGFFSVYSVAFYRELTG from the coding sequence ATGGCCCTCCTGAACGCCCTCCGCCGGACGCCGAGTGCCCTCCGTCGAAATCCGGTCGTGTTCGTTCCGATACTCGTACTCTCGCTGTTTCAGGTACCGCAGTTGGCGCTCCAAGCGGTCGATCCGTTGCTCAGTAGTCTCGTCTCGCTCGGATTGTCGCTCGTGTTCGTCCTCGTCATGCCGTTCTTCCAAGGCGGGATAATCGCGATGGCGGACGAAGCCCTCGACGGACGGACGGCGTTACGGACGTTCGTCGACGGCGGCAAGGCGCACTACGTCTCGATTCTCGTCGCGTACCTCGCTTTGATGGCGGTCAACTTCGTTCTCGGGATGATCGCGTTTTTCGCCGGGACGTTCGGTATCGCGTTCATCCTCGGGAGTGGCGGCCTCGCCTCGGCGAACGTCGCCGCCCTCGCAACCGTCGGAATCATCGTCGCGGTCGTGGTACTTCTGTACCTCCTGGTCCTCTTTTTCGTCCAGTTTTACGGCCAATCGATCGTCATCGAAGATACGGGCGCCGTCGGTGGACTCAAACGCAGTGCATCGGTCGTTCGAGCACACCTCGCGAGTACGCTGGGGTACTCGATCCTGGTCGGGGTTCTCGGAGGGGTGTTCGGCGGCATCGTCGGCGTCTTCTCGCTCCTGTTGTCGCCGCAGTCGGCGGCGGCGTTCCACCTCCCGGCCCTTTCACTCCCGGTCGTGGCTATCGTCGGCGTCCTCGTTCTCCTCGCCGGGACGCTGTTCGGCGGCTTCTTCTCGGTGTACTCCGTGGCGTTCTATCGGGAACTCACGGGCTGA